One stretch of Bosea vaviloviae DNA includes these proteins:
- a CDS encoding aa3-type cytochrome c oxidase subunit IV produces MADHGHHATDIPQMDYAEHERTYQGFMHFAEVGTVACLAIVAALAVGGTKHAWGVALIGTLLTLVGTVVGIASKSIAWKAPAVPFALMMVALVLL; encoded by the coding sequence ATGGCCGATCACGGGCATCACGCCACCGACATTCCGCAGATGGACTACGCCGAGCATGAGCGGACCTATCAGGGCTTCATGCATTTCGCCGAGGTCGGCACCGTCGCCTGCCTCGCCATCGTCGCGGCGCTGGCGGTGGGCGGCACCAAGCATGCCTGGGGCGTCGCCCTCATCGGTACGCTGCTGACGCTGGTCGGCACGGTTGTCGGGATCGCATCGAAGTCGATTGCCTGGAAGGCTCCGGCCGTTCCCTTCGCGCTGATGATGGTCGCGCTCGTTCTCCTGTAA
- a CDS encoding alpha/beta hydrolase translates to MKLLGRLLLVACALYLAGLAVLFVRQRDLMYPRNPVRADIASANLPGAMEVPLTAADGERLVAWLVPPRAGKPVLLFFHGNAGNFGRSIRQARFRALTEDGTGLFAVNYRGYGGSTGSPTEEGIHLDARAAYGEAAERFGAARLVGYGESLGTGVVLQLAAEVPLSAVILEAPYLSTAAVAQGVYPYVPIRLVMLDQFRSEAVIGRVRAPLLVLHGERDGVIPFRQGQALYEMANPPKRFIRFPAGHHEDLPAQGSVPEVRRFLADAASGGVAGAESRTVE, encoded by the coding sequence ATGAAACTGCTCGGCCGCCTCCTGCTCGTCGCCTGCGCCCTCTATCTCGCCGGGCTGGCCGTTCTCTTCGTCAGGCAGCGCGACCTGATGTATCCGCGCAATCCGGTGCGTGCCGATATCGCTTCGGCGAACCTGCCGGGTGCAATGGAGGTTCCGCTGACGGCGGCTGATGGCGAGCGGCTGGTGGCCTGGCTCGTGCCGCCACGCGCGGGCAAACCCGTGCTGCTGTTCTTCCACGGCAATGCCGGCAATTTCGGTAGATCCATCCGCCAGGCCCGTTTCCGGGCTCTGACGGAGGATGGCACCGGCCTCTTCGCCGTCAATTATCGCGGCTATGGCGGTTCCACCGGCAGCCCGACGGAGGAGGGCATCCATCTCGATGCGCGTGCCGCCTATGGCGAGGCGGCGGAGCGCTTCGGGGCTGCGCGGCTGGTCGGCTATGGCGAATCGCTCGGCACCGGCGTCGTGCTGCAACTGGCGGCGGAGGTGCCGCTCTCGGCGGTCATCCTGGAAGCACCCTATCTCTCGACGGCGGCGGTGGCGCAGGGGGTCTATCCCTACGTGCCGATCCGGCTCGTCATGCTGGATCAGTTCCGCTCGGAGGCCGTGATCGGGCGGGTGCGTGCGCCGCTGCTTGTGCTGCATGGCGAGCGCGACGGCGTGATCCCGTTCAGGCAGGGGCAGGCGCTTTACGAGATGGCGAACCCGCCCAAGCGCTTCATCCGCTTTCCGGCGGGCCACCATGAGGATCTACCGGCCCAAGGCTCGGTTCCGGAGGTCAGGCGCTTCCTCGCGGATGCGGCGAGCGGTGGTGTGGCGGGCGCTGAGAGCCGCACGGTCGAATAG
- a CDS encoding GNAT family N-acetyltransferase: MTLSIRPMLAGDRPAVLALLLELTAHEATLSAERATGPAAAAACLADDAEKAAEHGGAQIVAQQGDEVVGYLALRLGRIGPFVHEHLRDHVYIENIVVAAACRGTGIGQLLLAEAERFARGAGCKVLHLSVMEGNDMALTAYRRAGFGSFALEMAKVLD, encoded by the coding sequence GTGACGCTCTCCATCCGCCCGATGCTGGCAGGCGACCGACCCGCCGTGTTGGCGCTGCTGCTCGAACTGACGGCCCATGAGGCGACCTTGAGCGCGGAACGCGCGACCGGGCCCGCTGCCGCCGCAGCCTGCCTCGCCGACGATGCGGAAAAGGCCGCCGAGCATGGCGGCGCCCAGATCGTCGCTCAGCAGGGCGATGAGGTCGTCGGTTATCTGGCGCTGCGGCTCGGGCGCATCGGCCCCTTCGTGCACGAGCATTTGCGCGACCACGTCTATATCGAGAACATCGTGGTCGCGGCCGCTTGCCGGGGAACCGGGATCGGGCAGCTCCTGCTGGCGGAGGCCGAACGCTTCGCCCGCGGGGCCGGCTGCAAGGTGCTCCATCTGAGCGTCATGGAGGGCAACGACATGGCGCTGACCGCCTATCGCCGTGCCGGTTTCGGCAGTTTCGCGCTGGAAATGGCCAAGGTTCTCGACTAG
- a CDS encoding NAD(P) transhydrogenase subunit alpha, producing MANPTPEQALEQARSAAALAKQAAELAEKYAEQAAAAASVATGVDPTVFRLAIFVLAVFVGYYVVWSVTPALHTPLMSVTNAISSVIVVGALLAVGVQAAPALGDGPVWAKLFGFVALILASVNIFGGFLVTERMLSMYKKKG from the coding sequence ATGGCCAATCCGACACCCGAACAGGCACTCGAACAGGCCCGCTCCGCCGCCGCGCTGGCGAAGCAGGCGGCCGAGCTCGCCGAGAAATACGCCGAGCAGGCCGCTGCGGCGGCAAGCGTCGCGACAGGTGTCGATCCGACGGTGTTTCGCCTCGCGATCTTCGTGCTCGCGGTCTTCGTCGGCTATTACGTGGTCTGGTCGGTGACGCCGGCGCTGCACACGCCGCTGATGTCGGTCACCAATGCGATCTCCTCGGTCATCGTCGTCGGCGCGCTGCTTGCGGTCGGCGTCCAGGCTGCTCCGGCGCTGGGCGACGGTCCGGTCTGGGCCAAGCTCTTCGGCTTCGTGGCGCTGATCCTGGCTTCGGTGAACATCTTCGGCGGCTTCCTCGTCACCGAGCGCATGCTTTCGATGTACAAGAAGAAGGGCTGA
- a CDS encoding NAD(P)(+) transhydrogenase (Re/Si-specific) subunit beta encodes MAANLSALLYVVSGVLFIMALRGLSHPTTSRQGNFYGMVGMGIAILTTVVFFPPSGFSGWFLVVLGIAIGGGIGAYMARRVQMTQMPQLVAFFHSLVGLAAVLVAAAALYAPGAFGIGEVGHIHGGSLFEMGLGVAIGAITFTGSIIAFLKLDGRMSGKPIMLPQRHGINIGLGVALVVLLLVLIKTESHVVFWLIVLVSFALGVLLIIPIGGADMPVVVSMLNSYSGWAAAGIGFTLGNMALIITGALVGSSGAILSYIMCKAMNRSFISVILGGFGGDDAAAGAAGAVEARPVKQGSADDAAYIMKNAAKVIIVPGYGMAVAQAQHTLREMADLLKKEGVEVKYAIHPVAGRMPGHMNVLLAEANVPYDEVFELEDINSEFGQADVAFVIGANDVTNPAAKTDKASPIYGMPILDVEKAKTVLFIKRGMAAGYAGVENELFFRPNTMMLFGDAKKVTDDIVKAMAH; translated from the coding sequence ATGGCCGCCAATCTCTCCGCCCTGCTTTACGTCGTCTCCGGCGTCCTGTTCATCATGGCCTTGCGGGGCCTGTCGCACCCGACCACGTCCCGTCAGGGCAATTTCTACGGCATGGTCGGGATGGGCATCGCCATCCTGACGACCGTGGTGTTCTTCCCGCCATCGGGCTTCTCCGGCTGGTTCCTGGTCGTGCTGGGCATCGCCATCGGCGGCGGCATCGGCGCCTATATGGCCCGGCGCGTGCAGATGACGCAGATGCCGCAGCTCGTCGCCTTCTTCCACTCGCTGGTGGGTCTGGCGGCGGTGCTGGTCGCTGCGGCTGCGCTCTATGCGCCGGGCGCCTTCGGCATCGGCGAGGTCGGCCATATCCATGGCGGCAGCCTGTTCGAGATGGGGCTCGGCGTCGCCATCGGCGCGATCACCTTCACCGGCTCGATCATCGCCTTCCTCAAGCTCGACGGGCGCATGAGCGGCAAGCCGATCATGCTGCCGCAGCGCCATGGCATCAATATCGGGCTCGGCGTCGCGCTCGTCGTGCTGCTGCTGGTCCTCATCAAGACCGAGAGCCATGTCGTATTCTGGCTGATCGTGCTGGTCTCGTTCGCGCTCGGCGTACTCCTGATCATCCCGATCGGCGGCGCGGACATGCCCGTCGTCGTCTCGATGCTGAATTCCTATTCCGGCTGGGCTGCGGCAGGCATCGGCTTCACGCTCGGCAACATGGCGCTGATCATCACCGGCGCGCTGGTCGGCTCGTCGGGCGCGATCCTCTCCTACATCATGTGCAAGGCGATGAACCGGAGCTTCATCTCCGTCATCCTCGGCGGTTTCGGTGGCGACGATGCTGCGGCCGGCGCGGCCGGGGCGGTCGAGGCGCGGCCGGTCAAGCAGGGTTCTGCCGACGACGCCGCCTACATCATGAAGAACGCCGCCAAAGTCATCATCGTGCCGGGCTATGGCATGGCGGTGGCGCAGGCCCAGCATACGCTGCGCGAGATGGCCGATCTGCTGAAGAAGGAGGGCGTCGAGGTGAAGTACGCCATCCATCCGGTGGCGGGCCGCATGCCTGGCCATATGAACGTGCTGCTGGCCGAAGCCAACGTGCCCTATGACGAGGTCTTCGAGCTTGAGGACATCAACTCGGAATTCGGCCAGGCCGACGTCGCCTTCGTCATCGGCGCGAATGACGTGACCAACCCCGCCGCCAAGACCGACAAGGCCTCGCCGATCTACGGCATGCCGATCCTCGACGTCGAGAAGGCCAAGACCGTGCTCTTCATCAAGCGCGGCATGGCGGCTGGCTATGCCGGTGTCGAAAATGAGCTGTTCTTCAGGCCCAACACGATGATGCTGTTCGGCGATGCCAAGAAGGTCACCGACGACATCGTCAAGGCGATGGCGCATTAG
- a CDS encoding Re/Si-specific NAD(P)(+) transhydrogenase subunit alpha has product MRIAVPAETQGAETRVAVTPETVRKFIGLGAEIVVEKGAGLASGINDADYEAAGASIAKNAKDALKGAAIVLKVRRPAESEIAGLPSGALVVGIMDPYGNEAAVEALAKAKVAAFAMEFMPRITRAQVMDVLSSQANLAGYRAVIDGAAEYGRALPMMMTAAGTVPAARIFIMGVGVAGLQAIATARRLGAIVTATDVRPATKEQVESLGAKFLAVEDDEFKQAQTAGGYAKEMSKEYQAKQAELTASHIAKQDIVITTALIPGRPAPKLISKAMVESMKAGSVIIDLAVERGGNCELAKPGEIAVTPNGVKIVGHLNVPGRLAATSSQLYAKNLFAFVETLIDKSAKTLAVNWDDELVKATALTKNGAVIHPNFAPKPAPVVEGSV; this is encoded by the coding sequence ATGCGCATTGCTGTGCCAGCCGAAACGCAAGGGGCGGAAACCCGCGTCGCCGTGACGCCGGAGACCGTCCGCAAGTTCATCGGCCTCGGGGCCGAAATCGTGGTCGAGAAGGGCGCCGGGCTCGCTTCCGGCATCAATGACGCCGATTACGAGGCGGCGGGCGCGAGCATCGCCAAGAACGCCAAGGATGCGCTCAAGGGCGCGGCGATCGTGCTCAAGGTGCGCCGCCCGGCCGAATCCGAGATCGCCGGCCTGCCGTCCGGCGCGCTCGTCGTCGGCATCATGGACCCTTATGGCAATGAGGCTGCGGTCGAGGCCCTGGCCAAGGCCAAGGTCGCGGCCTTCGCGATGGAGTTCATGCCGCGCATCACCCGCGCGCAGGTCATGGATGTGCTCTCCTCGCAGGCGAATCTCGCCGGCTATCGCGCGGTGATCGACGGCGCGGCCGAATATGGCCGGGCGTTGCCGATGATGATGACGGCGGCCGGCACTGTCCCTGCTGCGCGCATCTTCATCATGGGTGTCGGCGTCGCCGGCCTGCAGGCGATCGCGACGGCGCGGCGTCTCGGCGCGATCGTGACCGCGACCGATGTGCGCCCCGCCACCAAGGAGCAGGTCGAATCGCTCGGCGCGAAGTTCCTGGCCGTCGAGGACGACGAGTTCAAGCAGGCGCAGACTGCCGGCGGCTACGCCAAGGAAATGTCCAAGGAATACCAGGCCAAGCAAGCCGAGCTGACGGCGAGCCACATCGCCAAGCAGGATATCGTCATCACCACCGCGTTGATCCCGGGGCGTCCCGCGCCGAAGCTGATCTCCAAGGCGATGGTCGAGAGCATGAAGGCCGGTTCCGTGATCATCGATCTCGCGGTCGAGCGCGGTGGCAATTGCGAACTCGCCAAGCCCGGCGAAATCGCGGTTACCCCCAATGGCGTCAAGATCGTCGGCCATCTCAACGTGCCCGGCCGTTTGGCCGCGACCTCGTCGCAGCTCTACGCCAAGAACCTCTTCGCCTTCGTCGAGACGCTGATCGACAAGAGCGCGAAGACGCTCGCCGTGAACTGGGACGACGAATTGGTGAAGGCGACCGCCCTGACCAAGAACGGCGCGGTGATCCATCCGAATTTCGCGCCGAAGCCCGCGCCTGTCGTCGAGGGGAGCGTCTAA